A window of the Pseudomonas gozinkensis genome harbors these coding sequences:
- a CDS encoding pentapeptide MXKDX repeat protein → MKKLASAVLSMCLALGVASVYAADTMSNDGMSKDTMSKDAMKKDTMKKDNMSKDSMKMDKGSKDTMKKDSMSKDEMKKDAMSDDAMKKDEMKQ, encoded by the coding sequence ATGAAAAAACTCGCCTCCGCTGTACTTTCCATGTGTCTGGCATTAGGCGTAGCCAGCGTGTATGCAGCCGATACAATGAGCAATGACGGCATGAGTAAAGACACGATGTCAAAGGACGCCATGAAAAAGGACACGATGAAAAAAGACAATATGTCCAAAGACTCGATGAAGATGGATAAAGGGTCGAAGGACACCATGAAAAAAGACAGCATGTCGAAAGACGAGATGAAAAAGGACGCAATGTCCGATGACGCAATGAAGAAAGATGAAATGAAACAGTAA
- a CDS encoding GAF domain-containing sensor histidine kinase — MTNPEFSQDINAIHRIEAVPVILSMVKHLTGMRFAAVARVTDRNWVACAVDDSIEFGLKPGDELVLESTICHEIRQHRKPVIFGHASEHPVFSLHHTPRTYGLESYISIPIIKANGEFFGTLCAIDSVPAHLDEPAIANTLTLFAQLIAMSLDAQNNLEMTQAELANAQEHGRLREQFVAVLGHDLRTPLSAIRMSADLLETKTTDKRSLNLISAIRTSSTRMGTLIENVLDFARGRMGGGIPIRRQLVDDLGHTLRLTLNEVQISHPRATFNELVDIPTGVYCDPLRISQLLSNLLGNAVTHGSLASPITIKAVTELDEIIISVTNQGTPIPPFLSPLLFEPFTRSEAGQRGEGLGLGLYIASQITTAHGGNLSVVSTLESGTCFVARFPARLQ, encoded by the coding sequence ATGACCAACCCAGAATTCTCTCAAGACATTAATGCTATCCATCGCATCGAAGCTGTGCCGGTGATATTGAGCATGGTCAAGCACCTCACTGGAATGCGGTTCGCCGCTGTCGCCAGGGTCACTGATAGAAACTGGGTGGCGTGCGCAGTAGATGACTCCATCGAGTTCGGCTTGAAACCCGGCGACGAGCTGGTGCTTGAGTCAACGATCTGTCATGAAATTCGCCAGCACAGAAAACCGGTCATTTTCGGCCACGCCAGTGAACATCCCGTTTTTTCCCTGCATCACACGCCCAGAACCTATGGATTGGAAAGCTATATTTCTATTCCGATCATAAAGGCCAACGGCGAGTTTTTCGGGACATTGTGTGCAATCGACTCTGTGCCAGCTCATCTCGATGAACCGGCCATTGCCAACACGCTTACGCTTTTCGCTCAATTGATAGCGATGAGCCTCGATGCCCAGAACAATCTCGAGATGACCCAAGCGGAGTTAGCTAATGCCCAGGAGCACGGAAGGTTGCGCGAACAATTCGTCGCCGTACTCGGGCATGATTTGCGCACCCCATTGAGCGCCATTCGCATGAGCGCCGATCTGCTGGAAACCAAAACAACGGACAAAAGATCGCTTAACTTGATTTCAGCCATTCGTACCAGCTCCACACGCATGGGCACCCTGATCGAAAACGTGCTGGATTTTGCCCGGGGTCGAATGGGGGGCGGAATTCCAATCAGACGCCAACTTGTCGATGATCTGGGCCACACACTACGTTTGACTCTGAATGAGGTTCAGATCTCGCATCCTCGAGCTACATTTAATGAATTGGTAGACATACCGACCGGTGTCTATTGTGACCCTCTGCGTATCAGTCAGTTGCTTTCTAACTTGCTGGGGAACGCCGTCACCCACGGCTCATTAGCGTCGCCTATCACTATTAAGGCCGTTACTGAATTGGACGAAATTATTATATCTGTGACCAACCAAGGCACGCCGATACCGCCGTTCTTGTCGCCCTTACTGTTTGAACCTTTCACCCGATCAGAGGCTGGGCAACGTGGTGAAGGCTTGGGCTTGGGACTTTATATCGCCTCCCAAATTACCACTGCGCACGGGGGCAACCTGAGCGTGGTGTCCACACTAGAATCGGGAACTTGTTTCGTAGCGAGATTTCCCGCTCGACTCCAATGA
- a CDS encoding DUF6124 family protein, whose translation MIKPTPNPPETDPVSPYKFPDSRTLNEAAERALDHYLTPQQRIMGSHHKHDPMYLANPAYDTESLLANASESLGSASEMLNNFAATLEPAHRKTAIGIAQLVMLSELAVNQALDHVEVKS comes from the coding sequence ATGATCAAACCAACACCGAATCCCCCGGAAACCGATCCGGTATCCCCCTACAAATTCCCAGACTCACGAACGCTTAACGAAGCCGCCGAACGCGCCCTCGACCACTACCTCACCCCCCAACAACGCATCATGGGCAGCCACCACAAACACGACCCCATGTACCTGGCCAACCCAGCGTATGACACCGAATCTTTGCTGGCCAACGCCAGCGAATCACTAGGTTCGGCGAGCGAAATGCTTAACAACTTTGCGGCCACGCTGGAGCCTGCTCATCGCAAGACTGCGATCGGGATCGCGCAGTTGGTGATGTTGAGTGAGTTGGCGGTGAATCAGGCGTTGGATCATGTTGAGGTGAAGAGCTAA